One window of Aliarcobacter lanthieri genomic DNA carries:
- the purF gene encoding amidophosphoribosyltransferase codes for MCAIVGIYGNDNAARLASIALFAMQHRGQEATGISSSCDGKIYTKKDRGLVSEVFKEEALSYLKGDMAIGHNRYATAGRDSVLDAQPIYAKYKLGEISIVHNGNLINKDEVRQDLIDKGAIFQTGMDTENLIHLIAKNTKDHLKDRIIEALTRTIGAYCFIVQSRSKQFVIRDKYGIRPLSLGKLKSGGYIVASETCAFDLVGAEFIRDVRPGEMLIFGESDEPESIQLYEPEFRPCAFEYVYFARPDSVIDGKNVYTTRENMGKALAKNDINNKIKFDMVVPVPDSGVPAALGYSAQSGVPFKYGIIRNHYVGRTFIEPTQEMRNLKVRMKLSPMGSIIQGKTLLVIDDSIVRGTTSKRIVRMLKEAGAKEVHFRVASPEIKFPCFYGIDTPTKEELISTQMTKDEVCKYIEADSLEYLSIDDLIGAIGDDRHYALESFDGDYFVKA; via the coding sequence ATGTGTGCAATAGTAGGAATTTATGGAAATGATAATGCTGCAAGACTAGCTTCAATAGCCCTTTTTGCAATGCAACATAGAGGTCAAGAGGCAACTGGAATTTCATCATCATGCGATGGAAAAATATATACTAAAAAAGATAGAGGTTTGGTTTCTGAAGTTTTCAAAGAAGAAGCATTATCATATCTAAAAGGTGACATGGCAATAGGTCACAATAGATATGCAACAGCTGGAAGAGATTCAGTTTTAGATGCACAGCCAATTTATGCAAAATATAAATTAGGTGAAATATCAATCGTTCACAATGGAAATCTTATAAATAAAGATGAAGTTAGACAAGATTTAATAGATAAAGGTGCTATTTTCCAAACTGGAATGGATACAGAAAACTTAATACATTTAATTGCAAAAAATACAAAAGATCATTTAAAAGATAGAATTATTGAAGCACTAACTAGAACTATTGGAGCTTATTGTTTTATTGTTCAAAGTAGAAGTAAACAGTTTGTAATTAGAGATAAATACGGAATTAGACCTCTGTCTTTAGGAAAATTAAAGAGTGGTGGATATATAGTTGCTAGTGAAACATGTGCGTTTGATTTAGTTGGAGCAGAGTTTATAAGAGATGTAAGGCCAGGAGAAATGTTGATTTTTGGTGAATCTGATGAACCTGAATCAATACAACTTTATGAGCCAGAATTTAGACCTTGTGCATTTGAATATGTATATTTTGCTAGACCAGATTCTGTAATTGATGGTAAAAATGTATATACAACTAGAGAAAACATGGGTAAAGCACTAGCAAAAAATGATATAAATAATAAAATTAAATTTGATATGGTTGTACCAGTTCCTGATAGTGGAGTTCCAGCAGCTTTAGGATATTCTGCGCAAAGTGGAGTTCCTTTTAAATATGGAATCATAAGAAATCACTATGTTGGAAGAACATTTATTGAGCCAACACAAGAGATGAGAAATTTAAAAGTTAGAATGAAATTAAGTCCTATGGGATCAATTATCCAAGGTAAAACATTACTTGTTATTGATGATTCAATTGTAAGAGGAACTACATCAAAAAGAATAGTAAGAATGTTAAAAGAAGCTGGAGCAAAAGAGGTTCACTTTAGAGTTGCAAGTCCAGAAATAAAATTTCCTTGTTTTTATGGAATAGATACTCCAACAAAAGAAGAGTTAATTTCTACTCAAATGACAAAAGATGAGGTTTGTAAATATATTGAAGCTGATAGTTTAGAATATCTTTCAATAGATGATTTAATAGGTGCTATAGGAGATGATAGACACTATGCACTAGAGAGTTTTGATGGAGATTACTTCGTAAAAGCATAA
- the dapB gene encoding 4-hydroxy-tetrahydrodipicolinate reductase, giving the protein MVKIGILGSTGRVGSLLIDDLKNDKEAVLSCVHVLKKLEKVLPENTVVTNDINVLFDESDVIIDFSSPTGTEELLNAIVEGGKRKALVIATTGLNKHQQNLLLEASKLVPILYATNMSLGVAVLNKLVALASKTLRDFDIEIVEQHHRHKVDSPSGTALTLAEHAANSRDLNLDEVRISGRDGQIGARTKDEIAVMALRGGDIVGRHTVGFYNDGEFLELNHTATARNTFSKGAIKVAKWIVRKDANLYSINDALGL; this is encoded by the coding sequence ATGGTTAAAATAGGTATTTTAGGAAGTACAGGAAGAGTTGGTTCACTTTTAATTGATGACTTAAAAAATGATAAAGAAGCAGTATTATCTTGCGTTCATGTTCTAAAGAAATTAGAAAAAGTTTTACCTGAAAATACAGTTGTAACAAATGATATCAATGTATTATTTGATGAAAGTGATGTAATTATTGATTTTTCAAGTCCTACTGGAACAGAAGAGCTTTTGAATGCTATTGTTGAAGGTGGGAAAAGAAAAGCTTTAGTTATTGCTACAACTGGATTGAATAAACACCAGCAAAATTTACTTCTAGAAGCTAGTAAGCTTGTACCTATTTTATACGCAACAAATATGAGTTTAGGTGTAGCAGTTTTAAATAAACTTGTTGCACTTGCCTCAAAAACATTAAGAGATTTTGATATAGAAATTGTAGAACAACATCATAGACATAAAGTTGATTCTCCTTCAGGAACTGCTTTAACTTTGGCTGAACATGCAGCAAATTCAAGAGATTTGAATTTAGATGAAGTTAGAATATCTGGAAGAGATGGACAAATTGGAGCTAGAACAAAAGATGAAATTGCAGTTATGGCTTTAAGAGGTGGAGATATTGTTGGACGACATACAGTTGGTTTTTATAATGATGGAGAATTTTTAGAGTTAAATCATACAGCAACTGCAAGAAATACTTTCTCAAAAGGTGCAATTAAAGTTGCAAAATGGATAGTAAGAAAAGATGCAAATCTTTACTCAATCAATGATGCTTTAGGGCTATAA
- the trxA gene encoding thioredoxin — translation MGKYIELTASNFAEVTNNGVSLVDFWAPWCGPCRMIAPVIDELAGDFEGKANICKVNTDEEQDLAVKYGIRSIPTIIFMKNGEVVDQLIGATSKQALTDKINSLL, via the coding sequence ATGGGAAAATATATTGAATTAACGGCTTCAAATTTTGCAGAAGTAACAAATAACGGTGTATCTTTAGTGGATTTCTGGGCTCCATGGTGTGGACCTTGTAGAATGATTGCTCCAGTTATTGACGAATTAGCTGGTGACTTTGAAGGAAAAGCAAATATTTGCAAAGTAAATACAGATGAAGAACAAGACCTAGCAGTAAAATATGGAATTAGATCTATCCCTACAATTATTTTTATGAAAAATGGAGAGGTTGTAGATCAACTAATTGGTGCTACTTCAAAACAAGCATTAACAGATAAAATTAACTCTTTATTATAA
- the trxB gene encoding thioredoxin-disulfide reductase codes for MLDLAIIGGGPAGLTAGLYATRGGLKDVVMFEMGMPGGQITGSSEIENYPGQGAVMTGMDLMASWPEQCQKFGLKHEMAQVDTITKTGDTFKILTNDNREFEARSVLIATGSVPRRAGFKGEDEFFGRGVSTCATCDGFFYRGKEVAVIGGGDSALEEAYYLSKMCSKVYLVHRRDTYRAAPSTIEHVKKTENIEEVTNVSVEEVFGDASGVTGLKVKCNKTGEIRDLPTPGVFVFVGRNVLNAPLKQVDGTFLCDVRDTGEVVVDLKMRTSVKGLWAAGDIRIDAAKQVVCAAGDGATAAVDIIEYLG; via the coding sequence ATGTTAGATTTAGCGATTATCGGTGGAGGACCAGCTGGATTAACTGCTGGATTATATGCTACTAGAGGTGGATTGAAAGATGTTGTTATGTTCGAAATGGGTATGCCAGGAGGACAAATCACAGGTTCATCAGAAATTGAAAACTATCCAGGACAAGGTGCTGTTATGACTGGTATGGATTTAATGGCATCTTGGCCTGAACAATGCCAAAAATTTGGATTAAAACATGAAATGGCTCAAGTTGATACTATCACAAAAACTGGAGATACTTTTAAAATTTTAACAAATGATAATAGAGAATTTGAAGCAAGATCAGTTTTAATAGCTACTGGTTCAGTTCCAAGAAGAGCAGGTTTTAAAGGTGAAGATGAATTCTTTGGAAGAGGTGTTTCTACTTGTGCTACTTGTGATGGATTCTTTTATAGAGGTAAAGAAGTTGCTGTAATTGGTGGAGGAGATTCTGCTTTAGAAGAAGCTTATTACTTATCAAAAATGTGCAGCAAAGTATATTTAGTACATAGAAGAGATACATATAGAGCAGCACCAAGTACAATTGAACATGTTAAAAAAACTGAAAATATAGAAGAAGTTACAAATGTAAGTGTTGAAGAAGTTTTTGGAGATGCTAGTGGTGTAACTGGACTAAAAGTAAAATGTAATAAAACAGGTGAAATCCGAGATTTACCAACACCAGGTGTTTTTGTATTTGTTGGTAGAAATGTGTTAAATGCTCCTTTAAAACAAGTAGATGGAACATTCTTATGTGATGTAAGAGATACTGGTGAAGTTGTTGTTGATTTAAAAATGAGAACAAGTGTAAAAGGACTTTGGGCAGCTGGTGACATAAGAATTGATGCAGCTAAACAAGTAGTTTGTGCAGCAGGAGATGGTGCAACGGCAGCAGTCGATATAATCGAATATTTAGGATAA